A region of the Chloroflexota bacterium genome:
CCGGGTGCTTGCGGAAGTAGGCCAGCGGCTCGTCCAGGTAGTAGGCCTGCGCGCCACGCCCAAACAGCTGGAGGTACAGGCTCCAGTCCATCGTAGCGGTGTAGCGGTTGTCCCACAGCTCGCCGGGCGGGCGGGGATGGATGCGCTCGACGGCGGCCCGCCGAGCCAGGGCCGTCGGGTAGCAGATGTAGCAGCCGCGAATCAGCTCGCGCAGGGCCTGGTGCCGGCCAGCCGGCGGCAGCGCCGTCCAGAGGTCCGACCAGCAGTTGAGGATCGCGCCCTCGGCGTCGGTGCGGTAGGAGTCGGTGTGGACGAGGGTCACGTCCGGCTCGCGGTCCATCACGCCGACCGTCTTCTCAAGGTACGTCGGCGCCCAGCGGTCATCGGACGGCAGGCAGACCCAGAACTCGGCGTCCGGCGAGGACCGCGCATACGCGAGGTTGAAGTTCCGCGTCAGGCCGACGTTCTCGTCGTTGCGGAAGTAGCGGACGCGGGAGTCCCGGGCCGCGTACTCGCGGACCAGCGCCTCGGTGTCATCCGTGGACGCGTTGTCGCTGACGATGATCTCGAAGTCCGGCATCGTCTGGG
Encoded here:
- a CDS encoding glycosyltransferase, with the translated sequence MTPRVSILLATWNRARFLPDALDSALSQTMPDFEIIVSDNASTDDTEALVREYAARDSRVRYFRNDENVGLTRNFNLAYARSSPDAEFWVCLPSDDRWAPTYLEKTVGVMDREPDVTLVHTDSYRTDAEGAILNCWSDLWTALPPAGRHQALRELIRGCYICYPTALARRAAVERIHPRPPGELWDNRYTATMDWSLYLQLFGRGAQAYYLDEPLAYFRKHPDALTMPANLVPRLREEIRLLTEGFAPVCPPALERARRQAVQERAANLGFNLLHSGSADEAGAALETARRSGGRRLDVMVAGAISALPVSPKVRSGLWRLTYSTSTAMRGLRAAAPRAQARTG